The Alosa sapidissima isolate fAloSap1 chromosome 8, fAloSap1.pri, whole genome shotgun sequence genome segment tcctgtgctgcaattgaaactctccaaTCGTGCAtcttgtctgtgatttgctggaacagtttgttgtgttttttttgggcTAGGTTTacctgttgtttttgttgccgtttttggagcctgctgtccacagagatcacgttttatcagtgtattcaggacacagacagctagcagttggttaggtgatgtttgcagtaagttacataaaatgttttagcctaaaaaatgtgtggcatcgcttagagcacctttaagtctGTATCAAAGGGCTTTTTGCATAGCTTCAGGGACAAGGGAATGTATCTATATCTTCATTTTTTCAGGATAACAACATCTATCCTTCTAGTATCACTATAGGGAGCAAAAGTCATTCACAGCAGACCTGATTGATTCAATGCAAGATCAACGCTGGGAATCAAACGCTTCTCAAACTCCCAGAGTTTCTTGTCCACAAGCAACTGGTCTTTGGAGAGGCGTCCTTGCAGGGGGACCCTGACATGGATGATGCGGCAGACATCGAAAGGGACCGCAACATCGGATCCAAACTGCTTCAGCGTGGTGTGGACCGAAGTCTGCTCCACTCTCCGAGGGTCAATCAGCAGCTTGGTGGGGTTGAACACGTTCTTCCTGTCTGGCTCTCTGTAGATGTGCTCCAGAATGTTCACACCAGGCACACGCCTCCACTGAGGCAGACGAAATCGCCCAGTGTCTTCAAACTGCGTTTTGGGGAAGATGTGATTCTCGATCCTGAAGACCCCTGCATTGGGGTGTTGCTGCTGCAATGTGTCCATTAGCTTCTCCAGGCTGGCATGTTTGTAAGGCATAATGATCTCATCAAAGTCATTCAGCAGGAGGTACTTTGACTGGTACATATATCTGTATATGCATTCGTTTAGAGTGGTCAGCTGTCCATAATAATGAATGTCACCGTGGTGCAAGTCATACTTCCACCCAGTAGAGGGCGTTAGGAACTTGTCTATTGGCCAAGGCACAACTTCCAGCATACCCTCTCTACTGTAATACCTGAGGACTTTCTCAACATCTGGGCCACTGCTGGTGTTGTAGATGACAACCCTCTGAACCCCAATCAGCTTGTACACCTCCATGGT includes the following:
- the LOC121714716 gene encoding uncharacterized protein LOC121714716 codes for the protein MMQRKLALLVGITMFTLLLVLRWEHVIRLVSLMRSEIPSAEPEPQTVQPSAEPTLPPWQRAPTETITPIPGSRHFMVSAFKDHRRGGVTRVISIICRQELQPLYCVLCANDDANANADYNAITDAKALSRCTTSPAEVDVHSDHFGFPFHTSDVFCTSGSLQQATHVRITTDQTAIHNLTFLLIQNQDVKVKSFRYNFTICISNLFGEYNNALQFAQTMEVYKLIGVQRVVIYNTSSGPDVEKVLRYYSREGMLEVVPWPIDKFLTPSTGWKYDLHHGDIHYYGQLTTLNECIYRYMYQSKYLLLNDFDEIIMPYKHASLEKLMDTLQQQHPNAGVFRIENHIFPKTQFEDTGRFRLPQWRRVPGVNILEHIYREPDRKNVFNPTKLLIDPRRVEQTSVHTTLKQFGSDVAVPFDVCRIIHVRVPLQGRLSKDQLLVDKKLWEFEKRLIPSVDLALNQSGLL